Proteins found in one Paenibacillus borealis genomic segment:
- a CDS encoding helix-turn-helix domain-containing protein codes for MKKTPMILQLALILFCIMAIPTAILTWYSGSQIIQNSEAAIGESTLAGLNANRKLNENALANLAQDTSRLAATNIFDRIRSFETYDEINANYNNVSLALSVTKELLNLNRRVEGVHSSYFYLNGSDYVFSTDNSITTLERYESIEWMDDALEGRRGISGVWVPRKLESGENVVSYVYPLNRLSSTTSGIIVVNMKESQIGKYLHATEIGDSNYLLLDSDGTVISFNDQSLLLSDGQKLPFLQEILNQESSEGYTFHDLDGKRMIYAWSRSSLSGWWNVSWSSMDELMIKSRDMQGNIILLTGAIILLGTLLAIFLATWLSRPLRQLVRTIRSKSDLGVVNKNELAFLNMAFKRMQEEEESLFQLLQEREQDTRSLAVHRLLRGEIPPRITEAFPEVCYRVVVVSIDQYRRYVGNTNLETRSYHRYLLNAKYESFFPEGILARSVYHNDGCIVIVLNFAPDDSGEKEALIRQALEQIRDQSLELLEHSVTIGVSDWADAPEMIALRLFEAMEVIKSRMINGAGSIMFWHDEEEGSRKYLDSESGERRILNFLDAGDLAGIFKELQCIRSQISSEDNISYDNIMFIYYQLMGATIKHLRENHISTGRMIMGRGNVYSILAAMDTLDELEEYLHGFFTEIVQSLDRSTSETNHAERIIQYLKKNFREEIVFEDMAKEIGISYSYMRKIVYEQTGNSMIDFVNQLRIEKAKELLLDTELSIKQIAAEVGYYNVQSFNRFFRKYEGMPPSSFKSAKSKSS; via the coding sequence ATGAAAAAAACACCGATGATCCTGCAGCTGGCATTGATTCTATTCTGCATCATGGCCATTCCCACAGCCATCCTGACGTGGTACAGCGGGTCACAGATAATACAGAACTCCGAAGCAGCCATCGGAGAATCCACGCTTGCCGGGCTGAATGCCAACCGCAAGTTAAATGAGAATGCGCTTGCCAATCTGGCACAGGACACGTCGCGGCTCGCGGCGACGAATATTTTTGACCGCATCCGCAGCTTTGAGACGTACGATGAAATTAACGCCAATTACAATAACGTGAGCCTGGCGCTGTCCGTGACGAAAGAGCTGCTGAACTTGAACCGCCGGGTAGAGGGTGTGCACTCTTCGTATTTTTATTTGAATGGTTCGGATTATGTATTCTCTACAGACAATAGCATCACGACACTGGAGCGTTATGAATCGATCGAATGGATGGATGATGCGCTTGAGGGACGCAGAGGCATCAGCGGGGTGTGGGTTCCCCGTAAACTGGAGTCGGGCGAGAATGTTGTGTCATATGTATATCCCCTCAACCGCCTGTCCTCCACCACCAGCGGGATTATCGTAGTCAACATGAAAGAGAGCCAGATCGGCAAATATCTGCATGCTACGGAGATCGGTGACAGCAACTACCTGCTGCTCGACTCGGACGGTACAGTCATCTCCTTCAATGATCAGTCACTGCTGCTCTCCGACGGTCAGAAGCTGCCTTTCCTTCAGGAAATACTGAACCAGGAATCCAGTGAAGGCTATACCTTCCACGATCTGGACGGCAAGCGGATGATCTACGCATGGAGCCGCTCGTCATTGTCCGGATGGTGGAATGTAAGCTGGAGCTCCATGGATGAGCTGATGATCAAATCACGGGATATGCAGGGGAATATCATTCTGCTTACCGGTGCTATCATTTTACTCGGGACACTGCTTGCCATCTTTCTTGCAACATGGTTGTCCAGGCCCCTCCGGCAGCTGGTGCGGACGATACGCTCAAAGAGCGATCTGGGTGTGGTGAATAAGAATGAGCTTGCCTTCCTGAACATGGCGTTCAAACGCATGCAGGAGGAAGAGGAAAGTCTGTTCCAGCTGCTGCAGGAGCGTGAGCAGGATACCCGCAGTCTCGCTGTTCACCGGCTTCTGCGCGGTGAGATTCCGCCCCGGATCACGGAGGCGTTTCCGGAGGTATGCTACAGGGTAGTCGTTGTCTCTATCGACCAGTACCGGCGGTATGTGGGCAATACCAATTTAGAGACACGCAGCTATCACCGGTATCTGCTCAATGCGAAGTATGAGAGCTTCTTCCCGGAGGGGATACTCGCCCGCAGCGTCTATCATAATGATGGCTGCATAGTGATTGTACTGAACTTTGCTCCGGATGACTCCGGGGAGAAGGAAGCTCTGATCCGTCAGGCGCTGGAGCAGATCCGGGATCAATCGCTCGAATTGCTGGAGCATTCAGTCACAATCGGAGTAAGTGATTGGGCTGATGCACCCGAAATGATTGCCCTGCGGCTGTTTGAAGCGATGGAAGTCATCAAAAGCCGGATGATTAACGGGGCTGGAAGCATTATGTTCTGGCATGATGAAGAGGAAGGCAGCCGTAAATATCTCGATTCCGAGAGCGGGGAGCGGAGGATTCTCAACTTCCTGGATGCCGGTGATCTGGCCGGGATATTCAAAGAGCTTCAGTGCATCCGCAGCCAGATCTCTTCGGAAGACAATATTTCCTATGATAATATTATGTTCATCTACTATCAGCTGATGGGGGCGACGATCAAGCACCTCCGTGAGAATCATATCAGCACAGGCCGGATGATTATGGGCAGAGGGAATGTATACTCCATTCTCGCCGCCATGGATACACTGGACGAGCTGGAGGAATATCTGCATGGCTTCTTCACTGAAATCGTACAGAGTCTGGACCGCAGCACGAGTGAAACCAATCACGCTGAGCGGATCATTCAATATTTGAAGAAAAATTTCCGCGAAGAGATAGTGTTCGAGGATATGGCTAAGGAAATTGGCATCAGCTACTCTTATATGCGCAAGATTGTCTATGAGCAGACCGGCAATAGCATGATTGATTTTGTGAACCAGCTGCGGATAGAGAAGGCTAAAGAGCTGCTGCTGGATACTGAACTGTCGATTAAGCAGATTGCAGCAGAGGTTGGCTATTATAATGTTCAGAGCTTCAACCGTTTTTTCCGCAAATACGAAGGCATGCCCCCAAGCAGCTTTAAATCGGCCAAGAGTAAGAGCTCCTAG
- a CDS encoding GntR family transcriptional regulator, producing MDDSRPIFVQIAELIENDIIDGTVPEETQVPSTNQFAAFYSINPATAAKGVNLLVEQGILYKKRGIGMFVAAGARSELTNKRRQQFYEQYVVAMIREAAKLGITTEQLSEMITKGDENR from the coding sequence ATGGATGACAGCCGGCCGATTTTCGTGCAGATTGCGGAGCTGATCGAGAACGATATTATCGATGGAACCGTGCCTGAGGAGACACAGGTGCCTTCCACGAACCAGTTTGCAGCGTTCTACAGCATCAATCCGGCAACGGCGGCCAAAGGCGTGAATCTGCTCGTAGAGCAGGGAATCTTGTACAAGAAGCGGGGGATCGGAATGTTTGTTGCAGCGGGAGCACGCTCAGAGTTAACGAATAAGCGCAGGCAGCAGTTCTATGAGCAGTATGTGGTGGCGATGATCCGCGAGGCCGCGAAGCTGGGCATTACAACGGAGCAATTGTCCGAAATGATCACCAAGGGGGATGAGAACCGATGA
- a CDS encoding ATP-binding cassette domain-containing protein: MMSTGEKNTAAAAPPEARLELSHVSKVFRGGQGVHDLSLTLEPQMIHGLIGANGSGKSTLLSLIAGQRFPDSGRISYGGQPVNEHAAALNQICLVKTYERAWDNYSLKEIFKFASIFYPHWDDKLAKELMGRFQLEGRKNYQQLSRGGQSMAGIIMGLASRAPLTLLDEPVTGLDASMREIFYRTLLEDYGNFPRTFVVTTHLIEEAENLFERMVYIKRGRIAFQGPVEDFAANAVYASGPATVLEKLLGDARNLHSERLGGKLLLALEDLSDPAERRMLQDQGIELSPVPLQKLFVYLTLRDAENSQGGGKR; this comes from the coding sequence ATGATGAGCACCGGGGAAAAGAATACAGCTGCTGCAGCTCCGCCAGAGGCCAGGCTCGAGTTAAGCCATGTCAGCAAGGTATTCCGCGGAGGCCAGGGTGTACATGATCTCTCTCTTACATTAGAGCCGCAGATGATTCATGGACTGATCGGAGCCAACGGCAGCGGGAAAAGTACCCTTCTCTCCCTCATTGCCGGCCAAAGATTCCCGGACAGCGGACGGATCTCATACGGCGGCCAGCCGGTGAATGAGCATGCAGCGGCACTGAATCAGATCTGTCTGGTCAAGACCTACGAACGGGCCTGGGATAACTACTCATTGAAGGAAATCTTCAAATTTGCTTCCATCTTCTATCCTCATTGGGACGATAAGCTGGCCAAGGAGCTGATGGGCAGGTTTCAGCTGGAGGGCAGAAAGAACTACCAGCAGCTGTCGCGCGGCGGACAATCGATGGCAGGAATTATCATGGGGCTGGCGAGCCGGGCTCCGCTCACGCTATTGGATGAGCCGGTGACCGGCCTCGATGCTTCGATGCGCGAAATCTTTTACCGGACCCTGCTTGAGGATTACGGCAACTTCCCCCGCACCTTCGTAGTAACTACCCACCTGATTGAGGAAGCGGAGAATCTGTTTGAACGGATGGTCTATATCAAAAGAGGACGCATCGCATTCCAGGGCCCTGTAGAGGATTTTGCCGCAAATGCAGTCTATGCCTCCGGACCGGCCACGGTGCTGGAGAAGCTGCTGGGGGATGCCCGGAACCTGCACAGTGAACGCCTGGGGGGCAAACTCCTGCTCGCGCTTGAGGATCTCTCAGACCCTGCCGAACGCAGAATGCTACAGGATCAGGGTATAGAGCTGTCTCCGGTTCCTCTGCAGAAGCTGTTCGTATATCTGACGCTGCGCGATGCAGAGAATTCGCAAGGAGGGGGGAAACGATGA
- a CDS encoding potassium channel family protein — translation MKAQQFVVIGLGRFGSSLALELMSMGYEVLGIDHQEERVEEMTGRLTHAVMADATDEGIMRSLGVRNFDCGIVAIGDNMERSILAAILLKELGVKQVVGKAISILHGRALSKLGVDRVIFPERDMGIRVAHQLVTPNLLDYIEISKDYKVVELTVPACMDGKSLSELNTRAKYGCSIIALNREDGIIVAPTAHDHVHQGDIMVVIGSNDSIGEFEDEAVNAE, via the coding sequence ATGAAAGCACAGCAGTTTGTTGTAATCGGCCTGGGCCGCTTCGGTTCAAGTCTGGCGCTTGAGCTGATGTCCATGGGTTATGAGGTGCTGGGGATTGACCATCAGGAAGAACGGGTGGAGGAAATGACCGGCCGGCTGACCCATGCGGTGATGGCGGATGCTACGGATGAGGGGATTATGCGCTCCCTTGGGGTGCGTAATTTCGACTGCGGGATTGTGGCGATCGGTGATAATATGGAGCGGAGTATTCTGGCTGCAATTCTGCTCAAGGAGCTTGGCGTTAAGCAGGTGGTCGGCAAAGCCATCTCCATTCTTCATGGACGCGCGTTGTCGAAGCTGGGCGTGGACCGGGTTATTTTTCCGGAGCGTGATATGGGAATCCGTGTGGCCCATCAGCTGGTGACCCCGAATCTGCTGGATTATATCGAGATCTCGAAGGATTACAAGGTTGTTGAGCTGACGGTACCTGCCTGCATGGACGGTAAAAGTCTCTCGGAGCTGAACACACGCGCTAAGTACGGCTGCAGCATTATTGCCCTGAACCGCGAGGATGGCATCATCGTTGCCCCGACTGCGCATGACCATGTGCATCAAGGGGATATTATGGTGGTAATCGGCTCCAATGACAGCATCGGGGAGTTCGAGGATGAAGCGGTGAATGCGGAGTAG
- a CDS encoding TrkH family potassium uptake protein, whose product MVSSFPKKTGFKFLKLAPPQILVLGFAAVIIIGTLLLMLPVSSVSGEHLNFMDALFTATSAACVTGLAVVDTGTYFTGFGQSVVLVLIQIGGLGFMTMATLFALVLKRRISLRDRLILQEAMNQSSMEGIVRLIRKVLIYSLVIEAAGAILLSVRFAFDMPLPRALYYGLFHAVSMFNNAGFDLFGGHDNSLTAYVGDPVINLVVMFLIISGGIGFIVMSDLAEFRRKRRLTLHSKVVLSMTFGLILTGMAVIFIFEFTNPRTLGPLNLGSKIWASLFQSVAPRTAGANTLDITGLRQATQFFIVILMFIGASPGSTGGGVKTTTFTLMVGAVISMLRGRGDIVLFRYRLAQERVFKALTITLLALLLIVTVSMMLSTTEGLPFLMILFETTSAFANVGLSLGLTPELTQLGKILICLTMFAGRLGLLTLAYALGPKQGKPLYKYPEGKMIIG is encoded by the coding sequence TTGGTTTCATCGTTTCCCAAGAAAACAGGCTTCAAATTCCTGAAGCTTGCTCCTCCGCAAATCCTGGTGCTTGGTTTCGCCGCAGTCATCATTATAGGAACTTTGCTGCTCATGCTTCCGGTATCCAGTGTATCCGGTGAGCATCTTAACTTTATGGACGCGCTGTTTACGGCTACCTCTGCCGCTTGTGTGACCGGACTGGCCGTGGTGGACACCGGTACCTATTTCACCGGGTTCGGACAATCAGTCGTGCTGGTGCTGATTCAGATCGGCGGACTCGGCTTCATGACGATGGCCACGCTGTTTGCGCTTGTGCTTAAACGCAGAATCTCGCTTCGGGACCGGCTGATTCTCCAGGAAGCAATGAATCAGAGCTCGATGGAGGGGATTGTGCGGCTGATCCGCAAGGTGCTGATCTACTCGCTGGTTATTGAGGCGGCCGGAGCCATCCTGCTGTCCGTCCGCTTTGCCTTTGATATGCCGCTCCCGCGTGCCCTATATTATGGCCTGTTTCATGCAGTGTCGATGTTTAACAATGCCGGGTTTGATCTGTTTGGCGGCCATGATAACAGCCTGACAGCATATGTCGGTGATCCTGTGATCAACTTGGTCGTGATGTTCCTGATCATCTCCGGCGGTATCGGCTTCATCGTAATGTCCGATCTGGCGGAGTTCCGCCGCAAGCGCCGGCTGACACTGCACAGCAAGGTTGTGCTGTCGATGACATTCGGGCTGATCCTTACGGGAATGGCCGTGATCTTCATCTTCGAGTTCACCAACCCGCGGACCCTTGGACCGCTGAATCTCGGAAGCAAAATATGGGCGTCCTTATTCCAGTCCGTGGCCCCGCGTACAGCGGGAGCCAATACGCTGGATATAACGGGACTGCGTCAGGCGACCCAATTTTTCATCGTCATTCTGATGTTTATTGGCGCTTCCCCGGGTTCAACCGGCGGCGGAGTCAAGACTACGACCTTCACGCTGATGGTTGGAGCTGTAATCTCCATGCTGCGCGGCCGCGGAGACATTGTACTCTTCCGGTACCGGCTGGCCCAGGAGCGCGTGTTCAAGGCGCTGACCATTACTCTGCTGGCTCTGCTGCTGATCGTTACGGTATCCATGATGCTCTCAACCACCGAGGGTCTGCCTTTTCTGATGATCCTGTTCGAGACTACCTCGGCCTTCGCGAATGTAGGACTAAGTCTGGGGCTGACGCCGGAGCTGACGCAGCTCGGCAAAATCCTGATCTGCCTGACGATGTTCGCCGGACGGCTTGGACTCCTGACGCTGGCCTATGCACTGGGTCCGAAACAGGGTAAACCTTTGTATAAGTATCCGGAAGGCAAAATGATAATTGGATAA
- a CDS encoding GntR family transcriptional regulator — MDSTFDLLPEQFLINPSLPIYEQFAWAIRERIVSGLIPPGSRLPSVRDLAAGRGVNPTTAARTYQELERMGLIVTYRGQGTFVTREESVISEARKTIIIQAVRQFKDTAASLGLTAEQMLQIDKED; from the coding sequence GTGGATTCTACCTTTGATCTGTTACCGGAGCAATTCCTGATTAACCCCTCACTGCCGATCTATGAACAGTTTGCCTGGGCCATCCGGGAACGGATTGTCAGCGGCCTCATTCCCCCAGGCTCACGCCTGCCCTCTGTACGGGATCTGGCAGCAGGCAGAGGCGTCAACCCCACCACTGCCGCCCGGACGTACCAGGAGCTGGAGCGGATGGGGCTGATCGTGACCTACCGGGGCCAGGGAACCTTCGTGACCCGGGAAGAGAGTGTTATCAGTGAAGCTCGCAAGACTATCATTATCCAGGCTGTCCGGCAGTTCAAAGACACGGCCGCTTCCCTTGGACTGACTGCAGAACAAATGCTGCAAATCGATAAGGAGGATTGA
- a CDS encoding CPBP family intramembrane glutamic endopeptidase, which translates to MNSVGQPLQQRPLTTKLILAGILGLIVFVMFQVAPQLFSGSGEDTAIISKSEVQGKAAAFAAQQLGHEAGVKDEWTILYKTDSSFYGYMSREKLLEDYTKNKLDQRYPFDVYHAVLYTSGEADALLSVDVNMYTGEVVAFAHGADADAAGLDYGERPAKAVAGPAGTAQTASSEAGLTLEKKENLARPWLQLWGANPSKLQIETGSGEYGLVYTESSVKVGESLLHYNFNFSGDQVSYFRAGFTAPAWHDSYVEDQTALAKKLTLFGYGLPTLLLGILALIYSILRRGHTSFKRGIFLSSAHFLIMMVSSYNVLPETGGDSAEARVTAVVMFIIYVLYSLLMSSLLYFSLVGGDGLWRAEEKLNPWPRAKEPGYGQYVLDSIRAGYVWAFVLLGVQTLMFIILSFALDNWSTTDASQSPYNMKYAWLLPVVAWLAGLSEEAVYRLFGIRMLKKLVRNTFIASLITTLIWALGHTLYPIYPVSSRPIELTVIGLLFSYIFLRYGFIAVMFSHVVFDSILMGATLIFMQDKVNIGAGIVTIILPFIVGYIVYRFNPPRKPDLAEPVQPLT; encoded by the coding sequence ATGAATTCCGTCGGCCAGCCCCTACAGCAGCGGCCCCTCACCACCAAACTTATCCTTGCTGGAATTCTTGGACTTATTGTGTTTGTCATGTTCCAGGTCGCCCCCCAGCTCTTCTCGGGCTCCGGTGAGGACACAGCAATTATCAGCAAAAGCGAAGTACAAGGCAAAGCCGCCGCATTCGCAGCACAGCAGCTCGGCCACGAAGCGGGAGTGAAGGATGAATGGACTATCCTCTATAAGACAGACTCCTCTTTCTACGGCTATATGTCCCGGGAGAAGCTGCTTGAGGATTATACCAAGAACAAGCTGGACCAGCGTTATCCGTTTGATGTCTACCATGCAGTGCTCTATACTTCCGGTGAAGCGGATGCCCTGCTCTCCGTGGATGTCAATATGTATACCGGTGAAGTAGTCGCTTTTGCCCACGGAGCCGATGCCGATGCCGCAGGACTCGATTACGGGGAAAGGCCGGCCAAGGCTGTAGCGGGCCCTGCCGGCACTGCACAAACGGCAAGCAGTGAAGCGGGTCTCACCCTTGAGAAGAAAGAAAATCTGGCCCGCCCGTGGCTGCAGTTATGGGGGGCAAACCCGTCGAAGCTCCAGATCGAGACGGGCAGCGGTGAATACGGGCTTGTCTATACGGAAAGCTCGGTTAAGGTCGGAGAATCGCTGCTGCATTATAACTTTAACTTCTCCGGTGACCAGGTCTCCTATTTCCGTGCCGGATTCACTGCACCGGCCTGGCATGACAGCTATGTCGAAGACCAGACTGCTCTTGCCAAGAAGCTCACCTTGTTCGGCTATGGTCTGCCTACCTTGCTGCTGGGCATTCTGGCGCTGATCTACAGCATTCTGCGCCGGGGTCATACATCTTTCAAGCGCGGGATCTTCCTTAGCTCCGCCCACTTCCTGATTATGATGGTCAGCAGCTACAATGTGCTTCCCGAAACCGGCGGAGACAGTGCCGAAGCGCGGGTTACCGCTGTAGTGATGTTCATCATCTATGTTCTGTACAGTCTGCTAATGTCCTCGCTGCTCTATTTCTCCCTGGTTGGAGGCGACGGCCTGTGGCGCGCAGAAGAGAAGCTTAACCCTTGGCCCCGTGCCAAAGAGCCCGGTTACGGCCAGTATGTACTGGACAGTATCCGCGCCGGATATGTATGGGCATTCGTCCTGCTCGGCGTGCAGACCCTCATGTTCATTATTCTGTCCTTCGCCTTGGATAACTGGTCCACCACGGATGCCAGCCAGTCTCCTTACAATATGAAGTATGCCTGGCTGCTGCCGGTTGTCGCCTGGCTGGCCGGCCTCTCCGAAGAGGCTGTCTACCGCCTTTTCGGCATCCGGATGCTGAAGAAGCTCGTCAGGAATACCTTTATCGCCTCACTGATCACTACGCTGATCTGGGCGCTCGGGCATACGCTCTACCCGATCTACCCGGTCAGCTCACGGCCGATTGAGCTGACCGTAATCGGTTTGCTGTTCAGTTATATTTTCCTGCGTTACGGCTTCATCGCTGTGATGTTCAGCCACGTGGTATTTGACAGCATCCTGATGGGTGCCACGCTGATCTTCATGCAGGATAAGGTAAATATAGGCGCGGGTATTGTCACGATCATTCTGCCGTTCATCGTCGGCTATATCGTGTACCGCTTCAACCCTCCGCGCAAGCCGGATCTGGCGGAGCCGGTCCAGCCTCTGACTTAG
- a CDS encoding sensor histidine kinase has product MKRAKPVYLPLGYKLLISYLLLVLTPVIGIGSYAYVSSVRSTEEHTRSNLEVAVRQIASNVDYRLKDVVRSTDELYADQTLSRYLTGYHSGWEKYSIMSQYILPRLENAANLPDPEVKLSVYVSNPNVGEFYYNESAAGDVRKYSLFHMDRIENEDWYRRLKLHYGSYEWRQVGNDRANASISYLRPLINYDTLQLNGLIKMTANMKYIFSDAGSGQLGEDSILFIVGNDNRLLFISSRNKVKPDLLPSAASGYIQQPDSYMQIKQPVTNMPASVVAWIPYSSLQKNSQQVRNVTIGICLITLILLFLISLVMSQYFARSFQKLIASLKSFKEGDFHKRMPVQGNDEFAEIGSAFNDMASTIQRLIDEVYVVNLEKKETELQVLHSQMNPHFLYNTFSSISRMAKLGEIDKLHEVIRSLARFYRLTLHRGEMIIPVEQELQIAESYLDIQRIKNVDRIHVAYDIAPEVLENESVKFILQPFVENALEHAWYDDEISLIIRAYPEGADMVFEVEDNGLGMKEELIGQILEPTGQGIGYGIRNVDQRIQLQYGRQYGVAIHSSLGEGTLIRLRFPCRRYQSVQEEL; this is encoded by the coding sequence ATGAAGCGTGCGAAACCCGTATACCTGCCCTTGGGCTACAAGCTGCTTATTTCCTATCTGCTGCTGGTACTGACACCGGTTATCGGCATCGGAAGCTACGCCTATGTCTCCTCCGTGCGTTCCACGGAGGAGCATACAAGAAGCAATCTGGAGGTGGCTGTCAGGCAAATTGCCAGTAACGTGGATTACCGGCTGAAGGATGTTGTCCGCAGCACCGACGAGCTGTACGCAGATCAGACCCTCTCGCGTTATTTGACAGGTTATCATTCCGGCTGGGAGAAATACAGCATCATGTCGCAGTATATTCTTCCGAGGCTGGAGAATGCTGCGAATCTGCCGGACCCGGAAGTCAAGCTTTCCGTGTATGTCAGCAACCCTAATGTCGGAGAATTCTATTACAATGAGAGTGCAGCGGGCGATGTCCGTAAGTATTCCTTATTCCACATGGACCGTATAGAGAACGAAGACTGGTATAGAAGGCTGAAACTGCATTACGGCTCCTATGAATGGCGGCAGGTGGGCAATGACAGGGCGAACGCGAGCATCTCTTACCTGCGCCCCTTGATCAACTACGATACACTGCAGCTGAACGGTCTGATCAAGATGACGGCGAATATGAAGTACATCTTCTCTGATGCCGGTTCGGGGCAGCTGGGCGAGGACAGTATCCTGTTCATCGTGGGTAACGACAACCGCCTGCTCTTCATAAGCTCCCGCAACAAGGTTAAACCGGATTTGCTGCCCTCCGCTGCTTCAGGCTATATTCAGCAGCCGGATTCCTATATGCAAATTAAACAGCCGGTGACGAATATGCCCGCCAGCGTAGTGGCCTGGATTCCGTATTCTTCACTGCAAAAGAATTCACAGCAGGTCCGTAATGTGACCATCGGCATCTGCCTAATCACTCTGATCCTGCTCTTTCTGATCAGTCTGGTGATGTCCCAGTATTTCGCACGGAGCTTCCAGAAGCTGATTGCCTCCCTGAAGTCTTTTAAGGAAGGAGATTTCCACAAGCGGATGCCGGTGCAGGGCAATGATGAGTTTGCGGAGATCGGCAGTGCTTTTAACGACATGGCTTCAACGATTCAGCGGTTAATCGACGAGGTCTATGTTGTCAACCTGGAGAAGAAAGAGACTGAGCTGCAGGTGCTGCATTCCCAGATGAACCCGCATTTCCTGTATAACACCTTCTCTTCGATCAGCCGGATGGCCAAGCTGGGGGAGATCGATAAGCTGCATGAGGTCATCCGTTCGCTGGCCAGGTTCTACCGGCTGACGCTGCACCGCGGGGAGATGATTATTCCGGTGGAGCAGGAACTGCAGATTGCCGAGTCGTATCTGGATATTCAGCGGATTAAGAATGTGGACCGTATCCATGTGGCCTACGATATTGCACCGGAGGTGCTGGAGAATGAGAGCGTGAAATTTATTCTGCAGCCGTTTGTGGAGAATGCGCTGGAGCATGCCTGGTACGATGATGAGATCTCGCTGATCATCCGTGCTTATCCGGAAGGAGCGGACATGGTCTTTGAAGTGGAGGATAACGGGCTTGGGATGAAGGAAGAGCTGATCGGGCAGATACTGGAGCCCACAGGCCAGGGAATCGGCTATGGCATCCGCAATGTTGACCAGCGGATCCAGCTGCAGTACGGCAGGCAGTATGGCGTAGCTATTCACAGCTCGCTTGGTGAAGGGACGCTGATCCGGCTCCGGTTTCCCTGCCGCCGGTATCAATCTGTGCAGGAAGAGTTATAG